The Portunus trituberculatus isolate SZX2019 chromosome 19, ASM1759143v1, whole genome shotgun sequence genome contains a region encoding:
- the LOC123506347 gene encoding uncharacterized protein LOC123506347 isoform X10 gives MEARHAPQQATAAPKPLVFTKMEALVKEMQDPETGVPIRSQKLFLTSIPSAFMGYDLIEWLLERLEIEDSAAEAIHLANLLCQYGYFFPVGESRSLIVKDDSSLYRFQTPYYWPSQNHSADTTDYAIYLTKRLSRNKQKHGLEDYELDAYNKLKKALAHKWDFITMQAEEQVKLAKDRKKGDKIVTDSQERAYWRVYRPPPGFTNCLETAPVPDKTNMANRVRKKTLDDLKKEKKFLESAVDRTRQKLSQVAESLLSYTEIYYEYDPLLNFPQPSNPWHSDEDTYWALNDGIVEVPTEKRVRRWGLSMEELISDVMGQSEFAAYLRKEYCHENIRFVEAVQQLRWGPTSDMGEKVKNIYEEFLKPGAPCEINIDGKTMELTQLLMKEPNRFTYDLASEHVYVVLLKKDCYPRFLRSEQYKTLLANALQPSQKKSRFFSFGGPGKKKISTPAAPNNVSSQALQPLKRHGSDDQAVSQAGLGPHGSSGLSADNAGGVHLGGPTPKVDCDPPYSCAERQSLAPAEVSHSNTVCPWDNNAEATAANICPWETSAPPPTSTARSNQPTKLDQRLTNPKIRPDRSKSVDVSSLGKRQGSVSQAPSLDPVPSEGYPAASVCPWENQELPNRTTEKSKSIDVDVCPWETNESAKKSSTSSAPGVMAGDQQVTSTSGMSLPGHPEHSDKTNMAIVLAVKEKGSKDVSRPPCERKISIQVCPWEEVEEEDSQTSETHSSSHSDKAQGKQPCDESEVRTEKATKPKEKYMSESYPKPESLPMQTPLETRQGVGSEGTSSPSSTCSSSSYSDSRKIKIDYTVRSGHLPGQYGLPITPIPAGSAPPVSQQPQHGHAAATATTTLSSGNISTTSSSSSTAGGHHVRAESPRGTDKLLNPAEGGSKPTSPRVATNVVAPWEENPPQKMTDICPWEDEESCKVDTPFVKTYATLGYL, from the exons CAGCCGAGGCCATCCACCTTGCCAACCTGCTGTGTCAGTACGGCTACTTCTTCCCCGTCGGAGAGTCCCGCTCCCTCATTGTTAAGGACGACTCCTCTCTCTACAGGTTCCAG ACGCCCTACTACTGGCCCTCTCAGAATCACAGCGCCGACACCACCGACTACGCCATCTATCTTACCAAGCGGCTCTCCAGGAACAAACAGAAGCATGGCCTCGAGGACTATGAGTTGGATGCGTACAACAAACTCAAAAAGGCGCTCGCCCATAAGTGGGATTTTATCACCATGCAGGCGGAAGAACAG GTGAAATTGGCcaaggataggaagaaagggGATAAGATAGTGACTGACTCGCAGGAGAGGGCGTACTGGCGCGTGTATCGACCTCCTCCAGGCTTTACCAACTGCCTGGAGACTGCACCCGTACCTGACAAGACAAACATGGCCAACAGGGTCCGCAAGAAAACTCTTGATGATCTCAAGAAAGAA AAAAAGTTCTTGGAATCAGCAGTGGATCGTACTCGACAGAAGTTATCACAAGTGGCAGAATCTCTTCTCTCCTACACTGAGATTTATTACGAGTATGACCCTCTCTTGAACTTCCCTCAACCTTCCAACCCTTGGCACTCAGATGAGGACACTTACTGGGCACTCAACGATGGCAT aGTGGAAGTGCCCACAGAAAAGCGGGTACGTCGTTGGGGGCTAAGCATGGAGGAGCTGATCAGTGATGTTATGG GTCAGTCAGAGTTTGCTGCATACTTGAGGAAGGAATACTGTCATGAGAATATTCGTTTTGTGGAGGCAGTACAGCAGCTGAGATGGGGACCTACATCAGATATGGGAGAAAAAGTTAAGAATATATATGA GGAGTTTCTCAAGCCTGGAGCACCATGTGAGATAAATATTGATGGGAAAACGATGGAACTGACTCAGCTTCTTATGAAGGAACCCAACCGTTTCACCTATGATCTTGCCTCTGAGCATGTGTATGTTGTGTTGCTGAAGAAAGACTGTTATCCACGCTTTCTTCGCTCTGAGCAGTACAAGACTCTACTGGCCAATGCCCTTCAGCCTTCCCAGAAGAAGAG CAGGTTCTTCAGCTTTGGTGGTCCCGGGAAAAAGAAGATTTCAACTCCAGCAGCACCTAACAATGTCTCATCACAAGCACTGCAACCACTGAAGCGCCACGGCTCAGATGATCAGGCTGTATCACAGGCTGGACTGGGCCCTCACGGCAGCTCAGGCCTATCAGCAGACAATGCTGGTGGTGTACACTTAGGAGGCCCTACTCCCAAAGTGGATTGTGACCCACCTTACAG ttgtGCTGAGCGACAAAGTTTAGCACCAGCGGAGGTAAGCCACAGCAACACAGTGTGCCCATGGGACAATAACGCTGAGGCAACAGCAGCCAACATTTGTCCTTGGGAAACAAGtgctcctcctccaacctctACAGCACGAAGTAATCAGCCAACAAAATTAGACCAAAGATTAACAAACCCTAAAATACGCCCTGATCGCTCCAAATCTGTTGATGTTAGCTCCCTAGGCAAGAGACAAGGATCAGTGTCCCAGGCACCTAGCCTGGATCCAGTTCCATCAGAAGGCTATCCAGCAGCATCAGTCTGTCCATGGGAGAACCAAGAGCTGCCAAATCGTACAACAGAGAAGTCTAAGTCCATTGATGTAGATGTATGTCCTTGGGAAACTAATGAATCTGCAAAAAAGTCATCAACTAGTTCAGCTCCTGGAGTCATGGCTGGAGACCAACAGGTCACATCCACTTCTGGCATGTCTTTGCCTGGACATCCAGAACATtcagataaaacaaatatggcAATTGTTCTTGCcgtaaaggaaaagggaagtaaAGATGTTTCACGTCCACCATGTGAGAGAAAAATCTCTATTCAAGTTTGTCcatgggaagaagtagaagaggaagattctcaaacctCAGAGACTCACAGTTCTAGCCATAGTGATAAAGCACAAGGAAAGCAACCATGTGATGAGAGTGAGGTCAGAACAGAGAAAGCTACAAAacccaaagaaaaatatatgagtgaaAGCTACCCCAAGCCTGAAAGCCTGCCTATGCAGACCCCTCTTGAAACCCGGCAAGGTGTTGGAAGTGAGGGAACCTCATCACCCTCATCTACTTGCTCCTCATCTAGCTACAGTGATTCCCGCAAAATTAAAATTGACTATACAGTGAGGTCAGGTCATTTGCCAGGTCAGTATGGCCTACCTATAACCCCCATCCCAGCAGGTAGTGCTCCCCCAGTGAGCCAGCAGCCTCAGCATGGGCATgccgctgccactgccaccaccaccctcagcaGCGGGAacatcagcaccaccagcagcagcagcagcactgctGGTGGTCACCACGTGCGAGCTGAATCCCCACGAGGTACAGATAAGCTACTCAACCCTGCTGAAGGTGGAAGTAAACCTACATCACCCAGAGTGGCAACTAATGTAGTGGCACCATGGGAAGAGAATCCTCCTCAGAAGATGACTGACATCTGTCCATGGGAAGATGA
- the LOC123506347 gene encoding uncharacterized protein LOC123506347 isoform X8 — protein MEARHAPQQATAAPKPLVFTKMEALVKEMQDPETGVPIRSQKLFLTSIPSAFMGYDLIEWLLERLEIEDSAAEAIHLANLLCQYGYFFPVGESRSLIVKDDSSLYRFQTPYYWPSQNHSADTTDYAIYLTKRLSRNKQKHGLEDYELDAYNKLKKALAHKWDFITMQAEEQVKLAKDRKKGDKIVTDSQERAYWRVYRPPPGFTNCLETAPVPDKTNMANRVRKKTLDDLKKEKKFLESAVDRTRQKLSQVAESLLSYTEIYYEYDPLLNFPQPSNPWHSDEDTYWALNDGIVEVPTEKRVRRWGLSMEELISDVMGQSEFAAYLRKEYCHENIRFVEAVQQLRWGPTSDMGEKVKNIYEEFLKPGAPCEINIDGKTMELTQLLMKEPNRFTYDLASEHVYVVLLKKDCYPRFLRSEQYKTLLANALQPSQKKRPNSMLVRLMAPSMMLASGTDGRSGLQIRFFSFGGPGKKKISTPAAPNNVSSQALQPLKRHGSDDQAVSQAGLGPHGSSGLSADNAGGVHLGGPTPKVDCDPPYRGDLPTARYVGQCNTVGLSYCAERQSLAPAEVSHSNTVCPWDNNAEATAANICPWETSAPPPTSTARSNQPTKLDQRLTNPKIRPDRSKSVDVSSLGKRQGSVSQAPSLDPVPSEGYPAASVCPWENQELPNRTTEKSKSIDVDVCPWETNESAKKSSTSSAPGVMAGDQQVTSTSGMSLPGHPEHSDKTNMAIVLAVKEKGSKDVSRPPCERKISIQVCPWEEVEEEDSQTSETHSSSHSDKAQGKQPCDESEVRTEKATKPKEKYMSESYPKPESLPMQTPLETRQGVGSEGTSSPSSTCSSSSYSDSRKIKIDYTVRSGHLPGQYGLPITPIPAGSAPPVSQQPQHGHAAATATTTLSSGNISTTSSSSSTAGGHHVRAESPRGTDKLLNPAEGGSKPTSPRVATNVVAPWEENPPQKMTDICPWEDEESCKVDTPFVKTYATLGYL, from the exons CAGCCGAGGCCATCCACCTTGCCAACCTGCTGTGTCAGTACGGCTACTTCTTCCCCGTCGGAGAGTCCCGCTCCCTCATTGTTAAGGACGACTCCTCTCTCTACAGGTTCCAG ACGCCCTACTACTGGCCCTCTCAGAATCACAGCGCCGACACCACCGACTACGCCATCTATCTTACCAAGCGGCTCTCCAGGAACAAACAGAAGCATGGCCTCGAGGACTATGAGTTGGATGCGTACAACAAACTCAAAAAGGCGCTCGCCCATAAGTGGGATTTTATCACCATGCAGGCGGAAGAACAG GTGAAATTGGCcaaggataggaagaaagggGATAAGATAGTGACTGACTCGCAGGAGAGGGCGTACTGGCGCGTGTATCGACCTCCTCCAGGCTTTACCAACTGCCTGGAGACTGCACCCGTACCTGACAAGACAAACATGGCCAACAGGGTCCGCAAGAAAACTCTTGATGATCTCAAGAAAGAA AAAAAGTTCTTGGAATCAGCAGTGGATCGTACTCGACAGAAGTTATCACAAGTGGCAGAATCTCTTCTCTCCTACACTGAGATTTATTACGAGTATGACCCTCTCTTGAACTTCCCTCAACCTTCCAACCCTTGGCACTCAGATGAGGACACTTACTGGGCACTCAACGATGGCAT aGTGGAAGTGCCCACAGAAAAGCGGGTACGTCGTTGGGGGCTAAGCATGGAGGAGCTGATCAGTGATGTTATGG GTCAGTCAGAGTTTGCTGCATACTTGAGGAAGGAATACTGTCATGAGAATATTCGTTTTGTGGAGGCAGTACAGCAGCTGAGATGGGGACCTACATCAGATATGGGAGAAAAAGTTAAGAATATATATGA GGAGTTTCTCAAGCCTGGAGCACCATGTGAGATAAATATTGATGGGAAAACGATGGAACTGACTCAGCTTCTTATGAAGGAACCCAACCGTTTCACCTATGATCTTGCCTCTGAGCATGTGTATGTTGTGTTGCTGAAGAAAGACTGTTATCCACGCTTTCTTCGCTCTGAGCAGTACAAGACTCTACTGGCCAATGCCCTTCAGCCTTCCCAGAAGAAGAG GCCAAACTCCATGCTGGTCCGCCTCATGGCTCCCTCCATGATGTTGGCCTCAGGCACTGATGGCCGCAGCGGTTTGCAGAT CAGGTTCTTCAGCTTTGGTGGTCCCGGGAAAAAGAAGATTTCAACTCCAGCAGCACCTAACAATGTCTCATCACAAGCACTGCAACCACTGAAGCGCCACGGCTCAGATGATCAGGCTGTATCACAGGCTGGACTGGGCCCTCACGGCAGCTCAGGCCTATCAGCAGACAATGCTGGTGGTGTACACTTAGGAGGCCCTACTCCCAAAGTGGATTGTGACCCACCTTACAG GGGTGATCTTCCCACTGCAAGATATGTAGGCCAATGCAATACTGTGGGGTTAAGCTA ttgtGCTGAGCGACAAAGTTTAGCACCAGCGGAGGTAAGCCACAGCAACACAGTGTGCCCATGGGACAATAACGCTGAGGCAACAGCAGCCAACATTTGTCCTTGGGAAACAAGtgctcctcctccaacctctACAGCACGAAGTAATCAGCCAACAAAATTAGACCAAAGATTAACAAACCCTAAAATACGCCCTGATCGCTCCAAATCTGTTGATGTTAGCTCCCTAGGCAAGAGACAAGGATCAGTGTCCCAGGCACCTAGCCTGGATCCAGTTCCATCAGAAGGCTATCCAGCAGCATCAGTCTGTCCATGGGAGAACCAAGAGCTGCCAAATCGTACAACAGAGAAGTCTAAGTCCATTGATGTAGATGTATGTCCTTGGGAAACTAATGAATCTGCAAAAAAGTCATCAACTAGTTCAGCTCCTGGAGTCATGGCTGGAGACCAACAGGTCACATCCACTTCTGGCATGTCTTTGCCTGGACATCCAGAACATtcagataaaacaaatatggcAATTGTTCTTGCcgtaaaggaaaagggaagtaaAGATGTTTCACGTCCACCATGTGAGAGAAAAATCTCTATTCAAGTTTGTCcatgggaagaagtagaagaggaagattctcaaacctCAGAGACTCACAGTTCTAGCCATAGTGATAAAGCACAAGGAAAGCAACCATGTGATGAGAGTGAGGTCAGAACAGAGAAAGCTACAAAacccaaagaaaaatatatgagtgaaAGCTACCCCAAGCCTGAAAGCCTGCCTATGCAGACCCCTCTTGAAACCCGGCAAGGTGTTGGAAGTGAGGGAACCTCATCACCCTCATCTACTTGCTCCTCATCTAGCTACAGTGATTCCCGCAAAATTAAAATTGACTATACAGTGAGGTCAGGTCATTTGCCAGGTCAGTATGGCCTACCTATAACCCCCATCCCAGCAGGTAGTGCTCCCCCAGTGAGCCAGCAGCCTCAGCATGGGCATgccgctgccactgccaccaccaccctcagcaGCGGGAacatcagcaccaccagcagcagcagcagcactgctGGTGGTCACCACGTGCGAGCTGAATCCCCACGAGGTACAGATAAGCTACTCAACCCTGCTGAAGGTGGAAGTAAACCTACATCACCCAGAGTGGCAACTAATGTAGTGGCACCATGGGAAGAGAATCCTCCTCAGAAGATGACTGACATCTGTCCATGGGAAGATGA
- the LOC123506347 gene encoding uncharacterized protein LOC123506347 isoform X9 has protein sequence MEARHAPQQATAAPKPLVFTKMEALVKEMQDPETGVPIRSQKLFLTSIPSAFMGYDLIEWLLERLEIEDSAEAIHLANLLCQYGYFFPVGESRSLIVKDDSSLYRFQTPYYWPSQNHSADTTDYAIYLTKRLSRNKQKHGLEDYELDAYNKLKKALAHKWDFITMQAEEQVKLAKDRKKGDKIVTDSQERAYWRVYRPPPGFTNCLETAPVPDKTNMANRVRKKTLDDLKKEKKFLESAVDRTRQKLSQVAESLLSYTEIYYEYDPLLNFPQPSNPWHSDEDTYWALNDGIVEVPTEKRVRRWGLSMEELISDVMGQSEFAAYLRKEYCHENIRFVEAVQQLRWGPTSDMGEKVKNIYEEFLKPGAPCEINIDGKTMELTQLLMKEPNRFTYDLASEHVYVVLLKKDCYPRFLRSEQYKTLLANALQPSQKKRPNSMLVRLMAPSMMLASGTDGRSGLQIRFFSFGGPGKKKISTPAAPNNVSSQALQPLKRHGSDDQAVSQAGLGPHGSSGLSADNAGGVHLGGPTPKVDCDPPYRGDLPTARYVGQCNTVGLSYCAERQSLAPAEVSHSNTVCPWDNNAEATAANICPWETSAPPPTSTARSNQPTKLDQRLTNPKIRPDRSKSVDVSSLGKRQGSVSQAPSLDPVPSEGYPAASVCPWENQELPNRTTEKSKSIDVDVCPWETNESAKKSSTSSAPGVMAGDQQVTSTSGMSLPGHPEHSDKTNMAIVLAVKEKGSKDVSRPPCERKISIQVCPWEEVEEEDSQTSETHSSSHSDKAQGKQPCDESEVRTEKATKPKEKYMSESYPKPESLPMQTPLETRQGVGSEGTSSPSSTCSSSSYSDSRKIKIDYTVRSGHLPGQYGLPITPIPAGSAPPVSQQPQHGHAAATATTTLSSGNISTTSSSSSTAGGHHVRAESPRGTDKLLNPAEGGSKPTSPRVATNVVAPWEENPPQKMTDICPWEDEESCKVDTPFVKTYATLGYL, from the exons CCGAGGCCATCCACCTTGCCAACCTGCTGTGTCAGTACGGCTACTTCTTCCCCGTCGGAGAGTCCCGCTCCCTCATTGTTAAGGACGACTCCTCTCTCTACAGGTTCCAG ACGCCCTACTACTGGCCCTCTCAGAATCACAGCGCCGACACCACCGACTACGCCATCTATCTTACCAAGCGGCTCTCCAGGAACAAACAGAAGCATGGCCTCGAGGACTATGAGTTGGATGCGTACAACAAACTCAAAAAGGCGCTCGCCCATAAGTGGGATTTTATCACCATGCAGGCGGAAGAACAG GTGAAATTGGCcaaggataggaagaaagggGATAAGATAGTGACTGACTCGCAGGAGAGGGCGTACTGGCGCGTGTATCGACCTCCTCCAGGCTTTACCAACTGCCTGGAGACTGCACCCGTACCTGACAAGACAAACATGGCCAACAGGGTCCGCAAGAAAACTCTTGATGATCTCAAGAAAGAA AAAAAGTTCTTGGAATCAGCAGTGGATCGTACTCGACAGAAGTTATCACAAGTGGCAGAATCTCTTCTCTCCTACACTGAGATTTATTACGAGTATGACCCTCTCTTGAACTTCCCTCAACCTTCCAACCCTTGGCACTCAGATGAGGACACTTACTGGGCACTCAACGATGGCAT aGTGGAAGTGCCCACAGAAAAGCGGGTACGTCGTTGGGGGCTAAGCATGGAGGAGCTGATCAGTGATGTTATGG GTCAGTCAGAGTTTGCTGCATACTTGAGGAAGGAATACTGTCATGAGAATATTCGTTTTGTGGAGGCAGTACAGCAGCTGAGATGGGGACCTACATCAGATATGGGAGAAAAAGTTAAGAATATATATGA GGAGTTTCTCAAGCCTGGAGCACCATGTGAGATAAATATTGATGGGAAAACGATGGAACTGACTCAGCTTCTTATGAAGGAACCCAACCGTTTCACCTATGATCTTGCCTCTGAGCATGTGTATGTTGTGTTGCTGAAGAAAGACTGTTATCCACGCTTTCTTCGCTCTGAGCAGTACAAGACTCTACTGGCCAATGCCCTTCAGCCTTCCCAGAAGAAGAG GCCAAACTCCATGCTGGTCCGCCTCATGGCTCCCTCCATGATGTTGGCCTCAGGCACTGATGGCCGCAGCGGTTTGCAGAT CAGGTTCTTCAGCTTTGGTGGTCCCGGGAAAAAGAAGATTTCAACTCCAGCAGCACCTAACAATGTCTCATCACAAGCACTGCAACCACTGAAGCGCCACGGCTCAGATGATCAGGCTGTATCACAGGCTGGACTGGGCCCTCACGGCAGCTCAGGCCTATCAGCAGACAATGCTGGTGGTGTACACTTAGGAGGCCCTACTCCCAAAGTGGATTGTGACCCACCTTACAG GGGTGATCTTCCCACTGCAAGATATGTAGGCCAATGCAATACTGTGGGGTTAAGCTA ttgtGCTGAGCGACAAAGTTTAGCACCAGCGGAGGTAAGCCACAGCAACACAGTGTGCCCATGGGACAATAACGCTGAGGCAACAGCAGCCAACATTTGTCCTTGGGAAACAAGtgctcctcctccaacctctACAGCACGAAGTAATCAGCCAACAAAATTAGACCAAAGATTAACAAACCCTAAAATACGCCCTGATCGCTCCAAATCTGTTGATGTTAGCTCCCTAGGCAAGAGACAAGGATCAGTGTCCCAGGCACCTAGCCTGGATCCAGTTCCATCAGAAGGCTATCCAGCAGCATCAGTCTGTCCATGGGAGAACCAAGAGCTGCCAAATCGTACAACAGAGAAGTCTAAGTCCATTGATGTAGATGTATGTCCTTGGGAAACTAATGAATCTGCAAAAAAGTCATCAACTAGTTCAGCTCCTGGAGTCATGGCTGGAGACCAACAGGTCACATCCACTTCTGGCATGTCTTTGCCTGGACATCCAGAACATtcagataaaacaaatatggcAATTGTTCTTGCcgtaaaggaaaagggaagtaaAGATGTTTCACGTCCACCATGTGAGAGAAAAATCTCTATTCAAGTTTGTCcatgggaagaagtagaagaggaagattctcaaacctCAGAGACTCACAGTTCTAGCCATAGTGATAAAGCACAAGGAAAGCAACCATGTGATGAGAGTGAGGTCAGAACAGAGAAAGCTACAAAacccaaagaaaaatatatgagtgaaAGCTACCCCAAGCCTGAAAGCCTGCCTATGCAGACCCCTCTTGAAACCCGGCAAGGTGTTGGAAGTGAGGGAACCTCATCACCCTCATCTACTTGCTCCTCATCTAGCTACAGTGATTCCCGCAAAATTAAAATTGACTATACAGTGAGGTCAGGTCATTTGCCAGGTCAGTATGGCCTACCTATAACCCCCATCCCAGCAGGTAGTGCTCCCCCAGTGAGCCAGCAGCCTCAGCATGGGCATgccgctgccactgccaccaccaccctcagcaGCGGGAacatcagcaccaccagcagcagcagcagcactgctGGTGGTCACCACGTGCGAGCTGAATCCCCACGAGGTACAGATAAGCTACTCAACCCTGCTGAAGGTGGAAGTAAACCTACATCACCCAGAGTGGCAACTAATGTAGTGGCACCATGGGAAGAGAATCCTCCTCAGAAGATGACTGACATCTGTCCATGGGAAGATGA
- the LOC123506347 gene encoding uncharacterized protein LOC123506347 isoform X11 produces MEARHAPQQATAAPKPLVFTKMEALVKEMQDPETGVPIRSQKLFLTSIPSAFMGYDLIEWLLERLEIEDSAEAIHLANLLCQYGYFFPVGESRSLIVKDDSSLYRFQTPYYWPSQNHSADTTDYAIYLTKRLSRNKQKHGLEDYELDAYNKLKKALAHKWDFITMQAEEQVKLAKDRKKGDKIVTDSQERAYWRVYRPPPGFTNCLETAPVPDKTNMANRVRKKTLDDLKKEKKFLESAVDRTRQKLSQVAESLLSYTEIYYEYDPLLNFPQPSNPWHSDEDTYWALNDGIVEVPTEKRVRRWGLSMEELISDVMGQSEFAAYLRKEYCHENIRFVEAVQQLRWGPTSDMGEKVKNIYEEFLKPGAPCEINIDGKTMELTQLLMKEPNRFTYDLASEHVYVVLLKKDCYPRFLRSEQYKTLLANALQPSQKKRFFSFGGPGKKKISTPAAPNNVSSQALQPLKRHGSDDQAVSQAGLGPHGSSGLSADNAGGVHLGGPTPKVDCDPPYRGDLPTARYVGQCNTVGLSYCAERQSLAPAEVSHSNTVCPWDNNAEATAANICPWETSAPPPTSTARSNQPTKLDQRLTNPKIRPDRSKSVDVSSLGKRQGSVSQAPSLDPVPSEGYPAASVCPWENQELPNRTTEKSKSIDVDVCPWETNESAKKSSTSSAPGVMAGDQQVTSTSGMSLPGHPEHSDKTNMAIVLAVKEKGSKDVSRPPCERKISIQVCPWEEVEEEDSQTSETHSSSHSDKAQGKQPCDESEVRTEKATKPKEKYMSESYPKPESLPMQTPLETRQGVGSEGTSSPSSTCSSSSYSDSRKIKIDYTVRSGHLPGQYGLPITPIPAGSAPPVSQQPQHGHAAATATTTLSSGNISTTSSSSSTAGGHHVRAESPRGTDKLLNPAEGGSKPTSPRVATNVVAPWEENPPQKMTDICPWEDEESCKVDTPFVKTYATLGYL; encoded by the exons CCGAGGCCATCCACCTTGCCAACCTGCTGTGTCAGTACGGCTACTTCTTCCCCGTCGGAGAGTCCCGCTCCCTCATTGTTAAGGACGACTCCTCTCTCTACAGGTTCCAG ACGCCCTACTACTGGCCCTCTCAGAATCACAGCGCCGACACCACCGACTACGCCATCTATCTTACCAAGCGGCTCTCCAGGAACAAACAGAAGCATGGCCTCGAGGACTATGAGTTGGATGCGTACAACAAACTCAAAAAGGCGCTCGCCCATAAGTGGGATTTTATCACCATGCAGGCGGAAGAACAG GTGAAATTGGCcaaggataggaagaaagggGATAAGATAGTGACTGACTCGCAGGAGAGGGCGTACTGGCGCGTGTATCGACCTCCTCCAGGCTTTACCAACTGCCTGGAGACTGCACCCGTACCTGACAAGACAAACATGGCCAACAGGGTCCGCAAGAAAACTCTTGATGATCTCAAGAAAGAA AAAAAGTTCTTGGAATCAGCAGTGGATCGTACTCGACAGAAGTTATCACAAGTGGCAGAATCTCTTCTCTCCTACACTGAGATTTATTACGAGTATGACCCTCTCTTGAACTTCCCTCAACCTTCCAACCCTTGGCACTCAGATGAGGACACTTACTGGGCACTCAACGATGGCAT aGTGGAAGTGCCCACAGAAAAGCGGGTACGTCGTTGGGGGCTAAGCATGGAGGAGCTGATCAGTGATGTTATGG GTCAGTCAGAGTTTGCTGCATACTTGAGGAAGGAATACTGTCATGAGAATATTCGTTTTGTGGAGGCAGTACAGCAGCTGAGATGGGGACCTACATCAGATATGGGAGAAAAAGTTAAGAATATATATGA GGAGTTTCTCAAGCCTGGAGCACCATGTGAGATAAATATTGATGGGAAAACGATGGAACTGACTCAGCTTCTTATGAAGGAACCCAACCGTTTCACCTATGATCTTGCCTCTGAGCATGTGTATGTTGTGTTGCTGAAGAAAGACTGTTATCCACGCTTTCTTCGCTCTGAGCAGTACAAGACTCTACTGGCCAATGCCCTTCAGCCTTCCCAGAAGAAGAG GTTCTTCAGCTTTGGTGGTCCCGGGAAAAAGAAGATTTCAACTCCAGCAGCACCTAACAATGTCTCATCACAAGCACTGCAACCACTGAAGCGCCACGGCTCAGATGATCAGGCTGTATCACAGGCTGGACTGGGCCCTCACGGCAGCTCAGGCCTATCAGCAGACAATGCTGGTGGTGTACACTTAGGAGGCCCTACTCCCAAAGTGGATTGTGACCCACCTTACAG GGGTGATCTTCCCACTGCAAGATATGTAGGCCAATGCAATACTGTGGGGTTAAGCTA ttgtGCTGAGCGACAAAGTTTAGCACCAGCGGAGGTAAGCCACAGCAACACAGTGTGCCCATGGGACAATAACGCTGAGGCAACAGCAGCCAACATTTGTCCTTGGGAAACAAGtgctcctcctccaacctctACAGCACGAAGTAATCAGCCAACAAAATTAGACCAAAGATTAACAAACCCTAAAATACGCCCTGATCGCTCCAAATCTGTTGATGTTAGCTCCCTAGGCAAGAGACAAGGATCAGTGTCCCAGGCACCTAGCCTGGATCCAGTTCCATCAGAAGGCTATCCAGCAGCATCAGTCTGTCCATGGGAGAACCAAGAGCTGCCAAATCGTACAACAGAGAAGTCTAAGTCCATTGATGTAGATGTATGTCCTTGGGAAACTAATGAATCTGCAAAAAAGTCATCAACTAGTTCAGCTCCTGGAGTCATGGCTGGAGACCAACAGGTCACATCCACTTCTGGCATGTCTTTGCCTGGACATCCAGAACATtcagataaaacaaatatggcAATTGTTCTTGCcgtaaaggaaaagggaagtaaAGATGTTTCACGTCCACCATGTGAGAGAAAAATCTCTATTCAAGTTTGTCcatgggaagaagtagaagaggaagattctcaaacctCAGAGACTCACAGTTCTAGCCATAGTGATAAAGCACAAGGAAAGCAACCATGTGATGAGAGTGAGGTCAGAACAGAGAAAGCTACAAAacccaaagaaaaatatatgagtgaaAGCTACCCCAAGCCTGAAAGCCTGCCTATGCAGACCCCTCTTGAAACCCGGCAAGGTGTTGGAAGTGAGGGAACCTCATCACCCTCATCTACTTGCTCCTCATCTAGCTACAGTGATTCCCGCAAAATTAAAATTGACTATACAGTGAGGTCAGGTCATTTGCCAGGTCAGTATGGCCTACCTATAACCCCCATCCCAGCAGGTAGTGCTCCCCCAGTGAGCCAGCAGCCTCAGCATGGGCATgccgctgccactgccaccaccaccctcagcaGCGGGAacatcagcaccaccagcagcagcagcagcactgctGGTGGTCACCACGTGCGAGCTGAATCCCCACGAGGTACAGATAAGCTACTCAACCCTGCTGAAGGTGGAAGTAAACCTACATCACCCAGAGTGGCAACTAATGTAGTGGCACCATGGGAAGAGAATCCTCCTCAGAAGATGACTGACATCTGTCCATGGGAAGATGA